A genomic segment from Cyanobium sp. NIES-981 encodes:
- the gndA gene encoding NADP-dependent phosphogluconate dehydrogenase, translating to MGSAHFGLIGLGVMGENLVLNAERNGFSSVVYNRTYAKTEAFLQGRGAGKDIVGARTLEEFVAALERPRRILMMVKAGQPVDDTIASISPLLEEGDLLIDGGNSLYTDTERRVAQLESQSFGYIGMGVSGGAKGALEGPSMMPGGTRSAYDAIEPLVRKMAAQVDDGPCVTYIGPGGAGHFVKTVHNGIEYGIEQILAEAYDLMKRCGGMNGDQMADVLALWNDSEELASFLVEITEVCLRTKDPSSGTDLVEQIVDAAGQKGTGLWTVVSALEMGVPVPTIYAALNARVLSSLRPERLAAEAVLHGPGPHGVELGAPAEGLAPLRDACIAACIVSYGQGMALLQEASKLHDYGLDFAAIGQIWKGGCIIRARLLQRIQDAYTASPDLPNLMLDPWFAEQINRRLPGLRRIVAGAALAGIPVPCLSSTLDYIDSYRTGRLPQNLVQAMRDCFGSHTYERVDKPGSFHTEWLD from the coding sequence TGCAGGGGCGCGGCGCCGGCAAGGACATCGTGGGCGCGCGCACCCTGGAGGAGTTCGTGGCCGCCCTTGAGCGTCCCCGGCGCATCCTGATGATGGTGAAGGCGGGGCAGCCGGTGGATGACACCATCGCCTCGATCTCCCCCCTGCTCGAAGAAGGCGATCTCCTCATCGACGGCGGCAACTCGCTGTACACGGATACCGAACGGCGTGTGGCCCAGCTGGAGAGCCAGAGTTTCGGCTACATCGGGATGGGTGTCTCCGGCGGCGCGAAGGGTGCCCTCGAAGGTCCGAGCATGATGCCCGGCGGCACCCGTTCGGCCTACGACGCGATCGAACCGCTGGTGCGCAAGATGGCCGCCCAGGTCGACGACGGCCCCTGCGTCACCTACATCGGCCCCGGTGGTGCCGGCCACTTCGTGAAGACCGTGCACAACGGCATCGAATACGGCATCGAGCAGATCCTGGCCGAGGCCTACGACCTGATGAAGCGCTGCGGCGGCATGAACGGCGATCAGATGGCCGATGTGCTGGCCCTCTGGAACGACAGCGAGGAACTTGCCTCCTTCCTGGTGGAGATCACCGAAGTGTGCCTTCGCACCAAGGACCCCAGCAGCGGTACCGACCTGGTGGAGCAGATCGTGGATGCGGCAGGCCAGAAGGGCACCGGTCTGTGGACCGTAGTGAGTGCGCTGGAGATGGGGGTTCCCGTTCCCACGATCTACGCCGCCCTCAATGCCCGCGTGCTCAGCTCCCTGCGTCCCGAGCGCCTGGCGGCCGAGGCCGTGCTCCACGGTCCGGGCCCCCATGGGGTGGAGCTGGGCGCTCCGGCCGAAGGCCTGGCGCCTTTGCGGGATGCCTGCATCGCCGCCTGCATCGTGAGCTACGGCCAGGGCATGGCCCTGCTCCAGGAAGCTTCGAAACTGCACGACTACGGCCTGGACTTCGCCGCCATCGGCCAGATCTGGAAGGGGGGCTGCATCATCCGGGCCCGCCTGCTGCAGCGCATCCAGGATGCCTACACCGCCTCCCCCGATCTGCCGAACCTGATGCTCGACCCCTGGTTCGCCGAGCAGATCAACCGGCGCCTGCCCGGCCTGCGCCGGATCGTGGCCGGCGCCGCGCTTGCCGGCATCCCGGTGCCCTGCCTGTCCAGCACCCTCGACTACATCGACAGCTACCGCACGGGCCGGTTGCCCCAGAACCTGGTGCAGGCCATGCGCGACTGCTTCGGCTCCCACACCTACGAACGGGTCGACAAACCGGGCAGCTTCCATACCGAATGGCTGGACTGA